The following coding sequences lie in one Phycisphaerae bacterium genomic window:
- a CDS encoding GNAT family N-acetyltransferase, which translates to LKPRYRGRGLGRRLTESALRWMDEHGVSKKVVVALAGNESAVAFYQRLGFRPRNVEMELHKSSKAEPGAAPEGAEDAEGRNEK; encoded by the coding sequence CTGAAGCCGCGGTATCGCGGACGGGGGTTGGGCAGGAGGTTGACGGAGTCGGCTTTGCGGTGGATGGATGAGCATGGGGTTTCGAAGAAGGTCGTGGTTGCGTTGGCGGGGAATGAGTCGGCGGTGGCGTTTTACCAGCGGTTGGGTTTTCGGCCTCGGAATGTTGAGATGGAGTTGCATAAGAGCAGTAAGGCAGAACCAGGCGCTGCGCCGGAGGGCGCGGAAGACGCGGAGGGGAGAAATGAAAAGTGA